A genomic window from Nicotiana sylvestris chromosome 11, ASM39365v2, whole genome shotgun sequence includes:
- the LOC104236587 gene encoding probable alpha,alpha-trehalose-phosphate synthase [UDP-forming] 11 translates to MLSRSCFNLLNLDDYSVIDRARIPKVMNVPGIISDFEEENKEVKKNERRIIVANQLPIKAYKDGKKWCFEWDKFALDTLILQLKDGLSQDLEIIYVGCLKAEVEVVDQEEVAQFLWDKFRCVPTFLSLELINKYYHGFCKHYLWPLFHYMLPITSSQGVRFDRKCWLAYVSANKIFADKVYEVINPDEDYVWIQDYHLMILPTMLRKKYNRIKVGFFLHSPFPSSEIYRTLPVRDEILRALLNCDLVGFQTFDYARHFLSCCSRMLGLDYQSKRGYIGIEYFGRTVTIKILPVGIHMGQIQNVMSLADTGKKAKELKEKYEGKILMLGIDDMDMFKGIGLKFLAMGHLLDQTPRLRGKVVLVQITNPPRSRGSDIQEVEEEVKRIASEINKKYGKPGYEPIVCVNGPVSTQDKIAHYAISECVVVNAVRDGMNLVPYEYTVSRQSSDNLDKALGIDSSAASRKSVIIVSEFIGCSPSLSGAIRVNPWDIESVSNAMFSAATMNDSEKELRHEKHYKYVSSHDVAYWARSFDQDLKRACSEHFHKRCWGIGLGLGFRVVALGPNFRKLSVEHIVSAYNRTNNRLILLDYDGTMLSEESVDKTPSEDDISILNGLCSDPKNVVFIVSGRGKDTLSKWFSPCPRLGLSAEHGYFTRWSKDSEWESRPVAADLDWKKIVLPIMERYTEATDGSSIEQKESALVWHHQHAGPDFGAWQAKELLDHLESVLANEPVVVKRGQHIVEVKPQDVSKGLVFENLLASMQSRGKAPDFVLCVGDDRSDEDMFESIASSLANNSLPDKAEVFACTVGQKPSMAKYYLDDPTEVIKMLQGLSAATAAVQLPPKSPVHQSSTEVITP, encoded by the exons atgttgtcaagatCTTGTTTCAATTTGCTAAATCTTGATGATTATTCTGTTATTGATAGAGCAAGAATTCCAAAAGTAATGAATGTTCCAGGAATTATATCAgattttgaagaagaaaataaagaagtgaaaaaaaatgAGAGGAGAATTATTGTAGCAAATCAGTTACCAATAAAAGCTTATAAAGATGGGAAAAAATGGTGTTTTGAATGGGATAAATTTGCTTTAGATACATTAATTTTGCAGCTAAAAGATGGTTTATCACAAGATTTGGAGATTATTTATGTTGGATGTTTGAAAGCTGAAGTTGAAGTTGTTGATCAAGAAGAAGTGGCGCAATTTTTATGGGATAAATTTAGGTGTGTACCAACTTTTTTATcattggaattaattaataagtaTTATCATGGTTTTTGTAAGCATTATTTATGGCCTTTATTTCATTATATGTTGCCTATAACATCAAGTCAAGGTGTTAGATTTGATAGGAAATGTTGGTTGGCTTATGTATCAGCAAATAAAATTTTTGCTGATAAAGTTTATGAGGTAATTAATCCAGATGAAGATTATGTTTGGATTCAAGATTATCATCTTATGATTTTACCAACTATGTTAAGGAAAAAATATAATAGAATTAAGGTTGGATTTTTCCTACATAGTCCATTTCCATCATCTGAAATATACAGAACTTTGCCTGTTAGAGATGAGATATTAAGAGCTTTGTTGAATTGTGATCTTGTTGGATTTCAGACTTTTGATTATGCTAGGCATTTTTTGTCATGTTGTAGTAGGATGTTGGGTTTGGATTATCAATCCAAAAGGGGTTATATTGGTATTGAGTATTTTGGTAGAACGGTTACGATTAAAATACTTCCGGTTGGTATTCATATGGGACAGATCCAAAATGTTATGTCGTTGGCGGATACGGGGAAGAAGGCGAAGGAATTGAAAGAGAAGTATGAGGGGAAAATTTTGATGTTAGGTATTGATGATATGGATATGTTTAAAGGGATTGGTTTGAAGTTTTTAGCGATGGGACATCTATTGGATCAAACGCCTCGGTTGAGAGGGAAAGTGGTTTTGGTTCAGATTACGAACCCTCCGAGAAGTAGAGGGAGTGATATTCAAGAGGTTGAAGAAGAGGTTAAGAGAATTGCTAGTGAAATTAATAAGAAATATGGGAAACCGGGGTATGAGCCGATTGTTTGTGTTAATGGTCCGGTTTCAACGCAGGATAAGATTGCACACTATGCGATTTCTGAGTGTGTTGTTGTTAATGCTGTTAGAGATGGGATGAATTTGGTGCCTTATGAGTATACGGTTTCTAGGCAGAGCAGCGATAATTTGGATAAGGCGTTGGGGATCGATAGTTCTGCAGCGTCACGAAAGAGTGTGATTATTGTTTCTGAATTCATTGGCTGCTCCCCGTCTCTTAGTGGGGCGATCAGGGTTAATCCGTGGGACATTGAAAGTGTATCGAATGCTATGTTTTCAGCAGCCACAATGAATGATTCGGAGAAAGAATTGCGCCACGAGAAGCATTACAAGTATGTTTCTTCTCATGATGTTGCGTATTGGGCGAGGAGTTTCGATCAGGACCTCAAGAGAGCTTGTTCCGAGCATTTTCACAAGAGATGTTGGGGTATTGGCCTTGGTCTTGGCTTCAGAGTTGTCGCCCTCGGGCCTAACTTCAGGAAGCTATCGGTAGAGCACATTGTCTCTGCTTATAACAGGACAAACAACAGGCTTATCCTGCTCGATTATGACGGTACTATGCTGTCGGAGGAGAGTGTGGACAAAACCCCGAGTGAAGATGACATCTCAATTCTGAATGGTTTATGCAGTGATCCAAAGAACGTAGTGTTTATCGTGAGTGGCAGAGGAAAGGATACACTTAGCAAGTGGTTCTCTCCGTGTCCGAGACTCGGCCTATCAGCAGAACATGGATATTTCACTAG GTGGAGTAAGGATTCCGAGTGGGAATCTCGTCCGGTAGCTGCAGATCTTGACTGGAAAAAAATAGTGTTGCCTATTATGGAGCGCTACACGGAGGCAACAGATGGTTCGTCGATCGAGCAGAAGGAAAGTGCCCTCGTGTGGCATCATCAACATGCTGGCCCCGACTTTGGCGCTTGGCAAGCGAAAGAGCTCCTCGATCACCTCGAGAGCGTGCTTGCTAATGAGCCAGTGGTTGTTAAAAGAGGCCAACACATTGTTGAGGTGAAACCACAG GATGTAAGCAAAGGTCTAGTTTTTGAGAATCTATTGGCATCAATGCAAAGCAGGGGAAAGGCACCCGACTTCGTGTTGTGCGTAGGCGATGACAGATCGGACGAGGACATGTTCGAGAGCATTGCAAGTTCTTTAGCTAATAACTCTCTGCCTGATAAAGCAGAAGTCTTTGCTTGCACCGTTGGGCAGAAGCCGAGTATGGCGAAGTACTATCTTGATGATCCAACTGAAGTTATAAAAATGCTTCAAGGCCTTTCAGCCGCTACCGCCGCAGTGCAGCTACCGCCTAAATCGCCGGTACATCAATCCTCTACTGAAGTCATTACTCCATAG